A region of Deltaproteobacteria bacterium DNA encodes the following proteins:
- the rsmG gene encoding 16S rRNA (guanine(527)-N(7))-methyltransferase RsmG encodes MKHQTLNSFNTTLELAVSQINSSLNETQKSQFAQHWQLVKLWNVRVNLTAILDDVEAAWLHYRDSLEGAVLLPKGEIIDFGSGAGFPGIPLAIALTQNNFTLLEPRLKRVSFLETCIARLGITNTRVICGATTAIPDKQYDAGVTRATFSSVDELLACKKWILPNGILLAYRSEISEKALKVHSYNLLNEQQRYIEIY; translated from the coding sequence GTGAAACACCAGACCCTCAATTCATTTAATACAACGTTAGAACTTGCAGTTTCTCAGATAAATAGCAGTTTAAATGAGACGCAAAAGTCACAATTTGCCCAGCATTGGCAATTAGTTAAACTTTGGAATGTTCGGGTTAATTTAACTGCAATTTTAGACGATGTTGAGGCAGCTTGGCTGCATTATCGTGATAGTCTCGAGGGAGCAGTTTTATTACCAAAAGGTGAGATTATTGATTTTGGTTCGGGCGCAGGCTTTCCGGGAATACCTTTAGCAATAGCGCTAACTCAGAACAATTTTACTTTGTTAGAACCAAGGCTAAAACGCGTATCGTTTCTTGAGACTTGCATTGCGCGTTTGGGTATAACAAACACCAGAGTTATTTGTGGTGCAACAACTGCGATACCTGATAAGCAATATGATGCTGGGGTAACGCGGGCGACTTTTTCTTCAGTAGATGAATTATTAGCTTGTAAAAAATGGATACTACCTAATGGTATATTACTGGCTTATCGCAGCGAAATATCAGAAAAAGCATTAAAAGTTCATTCGTATAATTTATTAAATGAACAACAAAGGTACATAGAGATCTATTAA